From the Equus quagga isolate Etosha38 unplaced genomic scaffold, UCLA_HA_Equagga_1.0 159861_RagTag, whole genome shotgun sequence genome, the window ATACAGACAGAACCTCAGAcgaacacacatgcacagaggccTACGACATGCAAAACTTACACCGAGATGCGGTGTAGACAGAACACAGAAACGTTCATGGCACACGTACTCTCTCCAGAGCCAGCCTAGCCTGTCTGTCCCCTGGCTGCCCCTGTGTCAGGGGACTTCTGGCCCCAGGGACAGCTTGCTCCCAGCCCTGCTCGCTGAGACCGGGGCCTCACCTGTGTCCAGTTTGCTGCGTTTCTGCTCCGGCTCCTGGGGAGCTGCCTCAATGGCTCGCTGAGCCTCGGGGTGGATCTTGAGGAGGGCCTTGGCAAGGGTGGCGGGGCCGGGCACCCCCAGGGACATGATACAGTGCACCCCTTTACGCTTGGCACCGGCCACCTTGGCACTGTCTTTGGAGGCTGTCAGCAGGACCAGTTTGGAGAACTTCCTGGGCTTCTT encodes:
- the LOC124233188 gene encoding FLYWCH family member 2-like, with protein sequence MPLPEPSEQEAESVKASQEPSPGTDVVPAAPKKPRKFSKLVLLTASKDSAKVAGAKRKGVHCIMSLGVPGPATLAKALLKIHPEAQRAIEAAPQEPEQKRSKLDTDGKEAGRLAGRPARSPSPGAKEPTVCPSMPSKSL